Proteins encoded by one window of Clostridium perfringens:
- a CDS encoding ABC transporter permease yields the protein MKFKQFIISLMAIILGLIAGAILMAIMGHNPIDGYSFLFKGGLMNIERIGNTLATATPLILTGLSLAFAFKTGLFNIGAPGQMLMGGFFATAVGLTVKLPAPVLIPLMILAGILGGAIWAFIPGVLKAKFNVHEVVSTIMMNWIAYWIVYYMVPMYFKGEFLETESAQLPAAATLRIQALTDFFQGSFINIGILIALISVFAVWFILNKTVLGYELKAVGFNRDAAEYAGISVNRNILLSMMIAGALAGLAGVVQYTGNAVSIQIGVMPTQGFDGIAVALLGANTPIGVLFSALFFGLLYTGKGFMNAMTSIPPEIADTIMATIIYFSATSVIMERVLNKFQKRKKDKLNKNTNQETTKERVVSK from the coding sequence ATGAAGTTTAAACAGTTTATTATATCTTTAATGGCTATTATATTAGGACTTATTGCTGGTGCTATTTTAATGGCTATTATGGGACATAATCCAATAGATGGTTATTCTTTCTTATTCAAAGGTGGACTTATGAACATAGAAAGAATAGGAAATACTTTAGCTACGGCTACTCCTTTAATATTAACAGGACTTTCCTTAGCCTTTGCATTTAAAACTGGACTATTTAATATTGGTGCTCCAGGACAAATGCTTATGGGTGGATTTTTTGCTACAGCAGTAGGATTAACAGTGAAATTACCAGCTCCAGTCTTAATACCATTAATGATTCTTGCTGGTATTCTTGGAGGAGCTATATGGGCATTTATTCCTGGTGTTTTAAAGGCTAAGTTTAATGTTCATGAGGTTGTTTCAACAATAATGATGAACTGGATAGCATATTGGATAGTGTATTACATGGTTCCTATGTACTTTAAAGGAGAATTCTTAGAAACTGAATCAGCACAGCTTCCAGCGGCAGCTACTTTAAGAATACAAGCACTTACAGACTTTTTCCAAGGATCATTTATAAATATAGGAATATTAATTGCACTTATTTCTGTATTTGCAGTTTGGTTTATATTAAATAAAACAGTTTTAGGATATGAATTAAAGGCTGTTGGATTTAATAGAGATGCTGCAGAATATGCAGGTATTTCAGTAAATAGAAATATATTATTATCAATGATGATAGCTGGTGCTTTAGCAGGGCTTGCAGGTGTTGTTCAATACACAGGAAATGCTGTAAGCATACAAATAGGTGTTATGCCTACACAAGGATTTGATGGTATCGCAGTAGCTTTACTTGGTGCAAATACTCCTATAGGAGTTTTATTCTCAGCTTTATTCTTTGGTCTTTTATATACAGGAAAAGGATTTATGAATGCTATGACAAGCATACCTCCAGAAATAGCAGATACTATAATGGCTACAATAATATACTTCTCTGCTACAAGTGTAATAATGGAGAGAGTGCTTAATAAATTCCAAAAAAGAAAGAAAGATAAATTAAATAAAAATACTAATCAAGAAACAACTAAAGAAAGGGTGGTGAGCAAATAA
- a CDS encoding NCS2 family permease — MEKFFKLKENNTDAKTEFIAGLTTFMTMAYILIVNPSILSAAGMDQGAVFTATALSAVIATLIMGLYAKLPFAQAPGMGLNAFFAYTIVIQMGYSFEFALTAVLLEGIIFILLTIFNVREAIVDSIPKGIKNAISVGIGLLIALIGLEGAGIVVHTDGGTIVSLGNIVSGSGLLAIIGLLITSVLIAKNVKGALFIGMIITAIIGIPMGITPIPSKIISMPPSIAPTFFKFDFHNIFSLDMVIALFTLLFMDMFDTIGTLVGVATKAKMLDKDGKVPNIKKALFSDAVGTTLGACLGTSTVSTFVESASGVAEGGRTGLTAVSTAFMFFLALFFAPLFAVITPAVTASALVLVGLFMIEPIKEIDLHDFTEAIPAFLTIIMMPFAYSISDGIVFGVISYIILKLFSGKRKEISLTTVILGLVFLLKFLI, encoded by the coding sequence ATGGAAAAGTTCTTTAAGCTTAAAGAAAATAACACTGATGCAAAAACAGAATTTATTGCTGGATTAACTACTTTTATGACAATGGCTTATATACTTATAGTAAATCCATCAATATTATCAGCAGCAGGAATGGATCAAGGAGCTGTATTTACAGCAACGGCTTTATCAGCAGTAATAGCAACTTTAATAATGGGACTTTACGCTAAGTTACCATTTGCACAAGCTCCAGGAATGGGACTAAATGCGTTTTTTGCTTATACAATAGTTATTCAAATGGGATATTCATTTGAATTTGCTTTAACTGCAGTTTTATTAGAAGGAATAATATTTATACTTTTAACTATATTTAACGTACGTGAAGCAATAGTAGACTCAATACCAAAGGGAATAAAAAATGCTATATCAGTAGGTATAGGATTACTTATTGCCTTAATAGGATTAGAGGGTGCAGGAATCGTAGTACATACAGATGGAGGAACTATAGTTTCTTTAGGAAATATAGTTTCAGGATCAGGACTTTTAGCAATAATAGGTCTTTTAATAACAAGTGTTTTAATAGCTAAAAATGTTAAGGGAGCATTATTTATAGGTATGATTATTACAGCAATAATAGGAATACCTATGGGAATAACTCCTATACCAAGTAAGATTATTAGTATGCCACCTTCAATAGCGCCTACTTTCTTCAAGTTCGATTTCCACAACATATTCTCTTTAGACATGGTAATAGCATTATTTACATTATTATTCATGGATATGTTTGATACAATAGGAACTTTAGTTGGTGTTGCAACTAAGGCTAAAATGTTAGATAAGGATGGAAAAGTACCTAACATAAAGAAAGCTTTATTTTCTGATGCAGTAGGTACAACATTAGGAGCTTGTTTAGGAACAAGTACAGTAAGTACTTTCGTAGAGAGTGCTTCAGGGGTTGCAGAAGGAGGAAGAACTGGATTAACAGCAGTTTCAACTGCATTTATGTTCTTCTTAGCTTTATTCTTTGCTCCATTATTTGCAGTTATAACTCCAGCGGTTACAGCATCAGCTTTAGTTTTAGTTGGATTATTTATGATAGAACCAATAAAAGAAATAGACTTACATGATTTTACAGAGGCTATACCAGCTTTCTTAACAATAATCATGATGCCATTTGCTTACTCAATATCAGATGGTATAGTATTTGGAGTTATATCATACATAATATTAAAATTATTCTCTGGAAAAAGAAAAGAGATAAGTTTAACTACTGTTATTTTAGGATTAGTATTTTTACTTAAGTTTTTAATATAA
- a CDS encoding CoA-binding protein, whose amino-acid sequence MLAKDFLDFKNWCVVGDVGNEKKYAYRILNKLKENGYNAFGVSLKDGENIFKRLKEVPCNIEVIDLCINPIKGIEFIKEAKTLGINKVLIQPGAESEEVLNFCKENGICAIEGCALVELSRR is encoded by the coding sequence ATGTTAGCTAAAGACTTTTTGGATTTTAAAAATTGGTGTGTTGTTGGTGATGTAGGAAATGAAAAAAAGTATGCATATAGAATTTTAAATAAGCTTAAAGAAAATGGATATAATGCTTTTGGAGTTAGCTTAAAAGATGGAGAAAACATATTTAAAAGATTAAAAGAAGTTCCTTGTAATATTGAGGTTATAGACTTATGTATAAACCCTATTAAGGGAATAGAATTTATTAAAGAGGCCAAAACTTTAGGAATAAATAAGGTTTTAATTCAACCAGGTGCTGAAAGCGAAGAAGTTTTAAATTTTTGTAAGGAGAATGGTATCTGTGCTATAGAAGGATGTGCACTAGTTGAACTAAGTAGAAGGTAA
- a CDS encoding energy-coupling factor transporter transmembrane component T family protein — MDAMLTYIKKDSPIDKLTGATKLICFIFWTLAAMLTYDTRVLIGMLIFSLIIFKVSKIEFKEVSFIVYFILFFLLLNDLAIFIFSPYEGVNIYGTRHDIFHIVGPYTLTWEQLFYEFNVTLKYLSVIPMALLFILATNPSEFAASLNKIGVSYKISYSVSIALRYIPDIQREYHDISFAQQARGIDMSKKEKLGKRIKNISSVLMPLIFSSLDRIENISTAMELRAFGKNKKRTWYNERKFSKGDYLAIIVVILIFALSLYFTFNNGSRFYNPFVK, encoded by the coding sequence GTGGATGCAATGCTTACATATATAAAAAAGGATTCTCCTATTGATAAACTTACTGGAGCAACTAAGCTTATTTGCTTTATATTTTGGACATTAGCTGCCATGCTTACATATGATACAAGAGTATTAATTGGCATGCTTATATTTAGTTTAATTATATTTAAGGTCTCAAAAATAGAGTTTAAAGAAGTTTCTTTTATAGTTTATTTTATATTATTCTTTTTACTTTTAAATGATTTAGCCATTTTTATATTTTCACCTTATGAAGGAGTTAATATATATGGAACAAGACATGATATATTTCATATAGTTGGACCATACACACTAACATGGGAACAATTATTTTATGAGTTTAACGTTACATTAAAATATTTATCAGTTATACCTATGGCACTTTTATTTATACTTGCAACCAATCCAAGTGAATTTGCTGCATCTTTAAATAAAATAGGTGTTAGTTACAAAATATCATATTCTGTATCAATAGCTTTAAGATACATACCAGATATTCAAAGGGAGTATCATGATATATCCTTTGCTCAACAAGCAAGAGGAATTGATATGTCTAAAAAAGAAAAGTTAGGAAAAAGAATAAAAAATATATCTTCAGTTTTAATGCCACTTATTTTTTCAAGTTTAGATAGAATAGAAAATATAAGTACAGCAATGGAACTTAGAGCCTTTGGAAAGAATAAAAAAAGAACTTGGTACAATGAAAGAAAATTTTCTAAGGGTGATTACTTAGCTATTATTGTAGTTATATTAATATTTGCTTTATCATTATACTTTACATTTAATAATGGAAGTAGATTTTATAATCCCTTTGTAAAATAG
- a CDS encoding alpha/beta hydrolase, with protein sequence MYDSQKEEKKLKRKLFFKFFNYNFLKDRNIEYKEFRYGDNKRDYYRVYKGYDKRKPTIFFIYSGGLWNGSPKGCAAIGKFFYKYGFTVVIPSYELAPEHKYPVQMENIFSAFKHYVENNKPNRIVVMGYSSGADLAANLVYNEDMKEKFNIDTSIISSFITLGGTLDFSQCNSKEYEKYIKKYLYGKEQIFDVNPINLLKEDSPKIPVLCVHGARDSIVSYENSKRFVEKVNKFKGDGQFLKLEGYQHLDLLNLFIGVGNEKTGDIMSFINRF encoded by the coding sequence ATGTATGATAGTCAGAAAGAAGAGAAAAAATTAAAGAGAAAATTGTTTTTTAAATTCTTTAACTACAATTTCTTAAAGGATAGAAATATAGAATATAAAGAGTTTAGATATGGTGATAATAAAAGAGATTACTATAGAGTATATAAAGGCTATGATAAAAGAAAGCCTACCATATTCTTTATATATAGTGGAGGTTTATGGAATGGGAGCCCTAAAGGGTGTGCAGCTATAGGGAAGTTTTTCTATAAATATGGATTTACTGTAGTAATTCCATCCTATGAGTTAGCGCCAGAACATAAATATCCAGTTCAAATGGAAAATATATTTTCAGCATTTAAACACTATGTAGAAAATAATAAGCCTAATAGAATAGTAGTTATGGGATATTCTTCAGGGGCAGATTTAGCTGCAAACTTAGTTTACAATGAAGACATGAAAGAAAAATTCAATATAGATACAAGCATAATATCTTCTTTTATAACACTAGGAGGAACCTTAGATTTTAGCCAATGTAATTCTAAAGAATATGAAAAGTATATAAAAAAATATTTATACGGAAAAGAACAGATTTTTGATGTTAATCCAATAAATTTACTAAAGGAAGATTCGCCTAAAATTCCAGTACTGTGCGTTCATGGAGCTAGGGATTCTATAGTAAGTTATGAAAATTCTAAAAGATTTGTAGAAAAGGTAAATAAATTTAAAGGAGATGGACAATTTTTAAAATTAGAAGGATATCAACATTTAGATTTGTTAAATTTATTTATAGGAGTAGGCAATGAAAAAACTGGAGATATAATGAGTTTTATTAATAGATTTTAA
- a CDS encoding ABC transporter ATP-binding protein yields the protein MEYVVEMLNIRKEFPGIVANDNITLQLRKGEIHALLGENGAGKSTLMGILFGMNQPDKGVIKVRGKEVKITNPNVANDLGIGMVHQHFKLVENFTVTQNIVLGCEPKILFGLGMDLNKAAKRIEELSKQYGLNVDPNAKIENISVGMQQRVEILKMLYRDADVLILDEPTAVLTPQEIDELIKIMKNLINEGKSIIIITHKLKEIKAAADRCTVIRRGRYIGTVDVKTTSEAEMAKMMVGREVSFKVNKKPAKPGDVVLDIKNLSVKNNKKVLGLKDFSIDVRAGEIVGIAGVEGNGQSELIEAITGLRKSESGTINFKNKDITRESIRNRINSGIAHIPEDRHKRGLVLDYTIEENMVLEVYDKKPFSNKGLLNKKEIKKYAEKIIDEFDVRSGEGAESIARSLSGGNQQKAIIGREIELNPELLIAAQPTRGLDVGSIEYIHKRLVEQRDSGKAVLLVSLELDEILNVSDRIAIINNGELIGVVNADETNENEVGLMMAGIKGGEKHEV from the coding sequence ATGGAATATGTAGTAGAAATGCTTAATATCCGTAAAGAATTTCCTGGTATAGTAGCAAATGATAATATAACTTTGCAACTTAGAAAAGGAGAGATACATGCTTTACTTGGAGAAAATGGAGCTGGTAAATCTACTTTAATGGGAATTCTTTTTGGAATGAACCAACCAGATAAAGGGGTTATAAAGGTTAGAGGTAAAGAAGTAAAAATTACTAATCCCAATGTTGCAAATGATCTTGGAATAGGAATGGTACACCAACATTTTAAATTAGTTGAAAATTTTACAGTAACTCAAAATATAGTTTTAGGATGCGAGCCTAAGATTCTTTTTGGATTAGGAATGGATTTAAACAAGGCAGCTAAAAGAATTGAAGAATTATCAAAGCAATATGGATTAAATGTTGACCCTAATGCAAAGATTGAAAATATATCTGTTGGTATGCAACAAAGGGTTGAAATATTAAAAATGCTTTATAGAGATGCTGACGTTCTTATATTAGATGAACCTACTGCAGTTTTAACCCCTCAAGAAATTGATGAACTTATAAAAATAATGAAAAATCTTATAAATGAGGGAAAATCAATAATAATTATAACTCATAAACTTAAGGAGATAAAAGCTGCTGCAGATAGATGTACAGTTATAAGAAGAGGTAGATACATTGGTACTGTAGATGTAAAAACTACTAGTGAAGCTGAAATGGCTAAAATGATGGTAGGAAGAGAAGTATCCTTTAAAGTTAATAAAAAGCCTGCTAAGCCTGGTGATGTAGTATTAGATATTAAAAATCTTTCAGTTAAGAATAATAAGAAAGTATTAGGATTAAAGGACTTTTCTATTGATGTTAGAGCAGGAGAAATAGTAGGTATAGCAGGGGTAGAAGGTAATGGTCAAAGTGAACTTATTGAGGCTATTACAGGACTTAGAAAAAGTGAAAGTGGAACTATAAACTTCAAAAACAAGGATATAACTAGAGAATCTATAAGAAATAGAATAAACTCAGGTATTGCACATATTCCAGAAGATAGACACAAGAGAGGACTAGTTTTAGATTACACAATTGAAGAGAATATGGTTCTAGAAGTATATGATAAAAAACCATTTTCAAATAAAGGTTTATTAAACAAAAAAGAAATAAAAAAATATGCAGAAAAAATAATAGATGAATTTGATGTAAGATCTGGAGAAGGGGCTGAATCTATAGCAAGATCTCTTTCAGGAGGAAATCAGCAAAAAGCAATTATAGGCCGTGAAATAGAATTAAATCCAGAACTTTTAATAGCAGCACAACCTACTAGAGGACTTGATGTAGGATCTATAGAGTATATTCATAAAAGACTTGTAGAGCAAAGAGATAGCGGAAAAGCAGTGCTTTTAGTTTCTCTTGAATTAGATGAAATCTTAAATGTTTCAGATAGAATTGCAATAATAAATAACGGAGAACTTATAGGTGTTGTAAATGCAGATGAAACTAATGAAAATGAAGTAGGTCTTATGATGGCTGGTATAAAAGGAGGAGAAAAGCATGAAGTTTAA
- a CDS encoding ABC transporter permease translates to MWETIQQIFPYAIAFTIPLLITALGALFSERSGVVNIGLDGLMIVGSFSGAFTVSKLQEAMPGSSLPLWIGLGVAVLVGILFSLLHAFASINLNADQVISGTAINMIAGALTVFLARNMTGSGNIRIMQGFIPKDVPVLSSIPIIGDLFFSKTYATTWLVILILAISTFLLYKTSFGLRLRACGEHPQAADAAGINVYKMRYIGVMISGAFSSLGGAIILVTYGGEFTGSVAGLGFLALAALIFGQWKPWGVLGATFFFGFATTIANVSQIIPSLSTIPPVLLKIFPYVVTLIALIVFSKTSQAPKAAGEPYQKDKR, encoded by the coding sequence ATGTGGGAAACAATTCAACAAATATTTCCTTATGCAATAGCTTTTACTATACCTCTTTTAATAACCGCATTAGGTGCTTTATTTTCTGAAAGAAGCGGTGTAGTAAATATAGGACTTGATGGTCTTATGATCGTAGGATCTTTTAGTGGGGCATTTACAGTATCAAAGCTTCAAGAGGCTATGCCAGGTAGCTCACTTCCTTTATGGATTGGTTTAGGAGTTGCAGTTTTAGTAGGAATATTATTTTCCTTATTACATGCATTTGCAAGTATAAATTTAAATGCAGATCAGGTAATAAGTGGTACAGCTATAAATATGATAGCTGGAGCTTTAACTGTATTCTTAGCTAGAAATATGACAGGTAGTGGTAATATAAGAATTATGCAAGGGTTTATACCGAAGGATGTTCCAGTATTATCTTCAATACCAATAATAGGAGATTTATTCTTTTCAAAAACTTATGCAACTACATGGTTAGTTATTTTAATACTTGCTATAAGTACATTCTTATTATATAAGACAAGTTTTGGATTAAGACTTAGAGCTTGTGGAGAACATCCTCAAGCTGCTGATGCTGCAGGTATAAATGTTTATAAAATGAGATATATAGGTGTTATGATATCAGGAGCATTTTCATCTCTTGGTGGAGCTATAATACTTGTAACTTACGGTGGAGAATTTACAGGAAGTGTTGCAGGACTTGGATTTCTAGCCTTAGCTGCTTTAATCTTTGGTCAATGGAAGCCATGGGGAGTATTAGGAGCAACATTCTTCTTTGGATTTGCTACAACTATAGCAAACGTATCTCAAATAATACCATCACTTTCAACTATACCTCCAGTATTACTTAAGATATTCCCATATGTGGTTACTTTAATCGCATTAATAGTATTCTCTAAAACATCTCAAGCGCCTAAGGCTGCTGGAGAGCCATATCAAAAGGATAAGAGATAG
- a CDS encoding ECF-type riboflavin transporter substrate-binding protein: MKKNKLSIKTIVAIGIGSAVFMILGRFGSLPTGIPNTNIETAYAFLALMALLYGPLAGFLIGFIGHALKDIVFFGSPWISWVFASGIVGLIIGFGARFIKINQGVFKLKQIFTFNLIQIIANGVAWFLVAPTLDILIYSEPANKVYLQGVIGGISNMVTVGVLGTILIANYAKTRIQKGSLRKEY, translated from the coding sequence ATGAAAAAAAACAAACTATCAATTAAAACAATTGTAGCTATAGGAATTGGCTCAGCAGTTTTTATGATATTAGGTAGATTTGGTTCTTTGCCTACAGGAATTCCTAATACAAACATAGAAACAGCATATGCGTTTTTAGCTTTAATGGCATTGTTATATGGTCCTTTAGCTGGTTTTTTAATAGGATTCATAGGACATGCTTTAAAAGATATAGTATTCTTTGGATCACCTTGGATAAGTTGGGTTTTTGCTTCAGGTATAGTAGGATTAATAATTGGATTTGGAGCTAGATTTATAAAAATTAATCAAGGAGTATTTAAGTTAAAGCAAATATTTACGTTTAATTTAATACAGATAATTGCCAATGGAGTGGCTTGGTTTTTAGTAGCACCAACTTTAGATATATTAATTTACTCTGAACCTGCAAATAAGGTTTATCTACAAGGGGTAATTGGTGGAATTTCTAATATGGTTACTGTTGGAGTTTTAGGAACTATTTTAATAGCTAATTATGCTAAGACAAGAATACAAAAAGGTAGCTTAAGAAAAGAATATTAG
- a CDS encoding ABC transporter ATP-binding protein → MERKAIIEFKDFTAHYTVQSKPTLNNINLTIYEGEKVLIAGPSGSGKSTLANCINGLIPFSTDIEISGSLKIKGKETKDLSVFEISKMVGTVLQDPDSQFIGLTVAEDIAFKLENNCVSQEDMKKKVNYVSKIVDIENRLELAPYRLSGGQKQRVTLAGTIVDDVDILLFDEPLASLDPAAGKASIELIDKIQKEEKKTVIIIEHRLEEVLNCDVDRIILMNEGEIIADTNPNEILASNKLKECGIREPLYITALKYSGYELNKEMNLENIDKLKLSDDGEKLKTWYKSLNFNKKEREEDTLLEFKNVSFSYDKKKDILSDINFKINRGDIVSVVGKNGAGKSTISKIICGFFKESKGDILFEGKSLDGKTIKERGEEIGVVLQNPNQMISKTMIFDEVALGLRVRGIDEKEVKERVIETLKTCGLYPYRNWPVSALSFGQKKRVTIASILVLNPKVIILDEPTAGQDYKHYNEIMEFLLKLNKKGVTIILITHDMHLMLEYTDKAIVISNGRKIADTTSAEILTDKEVIEKASLKETSLYDLALKFKLEDPKDFVCKFIDFDRGARN, encoded by the coding sequence ATGGAAAGAAAAGCAATAATAGAGTTTAAAGATTTTACTGCTCATTATACAGTTCAATCAAAGCCAACTTTAAATAACATAAATTTAACTATATATGAAGGAGAAAAAGTTCTTATAGCTGGTCCTTCAGGATCAGGAAAAAGTACATTAGCTAACTGTATAAATGGATTAATACCATTTTCAACTGATATTGAAATTTCAGGAAGCCTTAAAATAAAAGGAAAAGAAACTAAAGATTTAAGTGTTTTCGAAATATCTAAAATGGTAGGAACTGTACTTCAGGATCCTGATAGTCAATTTATAGGATTAACAGTAGCTGAAGATATAGCTTTTAAACTAGAAAATAACTGTGTATCTCAAGAAGATATGAAGAAAAAAGTTAATTATGTATCAAAAATAGTTGATATAGAAAATAGATTAGAATTAGCTCCATATAGGCTTTCAGGAGGACAAAAACAGAGAGTAACTTTAGCTGGAACTATTGTTGATGATGTTGATATACTTCTTTTTGATGAACCTTTAGCTAGCTTAGATCCAGCAGCAGGAAAAGCTTCTATAGAACTTATAGATAAAATACAAAAGGAAGAAAAAAAGACAGTAATAATAATAGAACATAGATTAGAAGAAGTTTTAAATTGTGATGTAGACAGAATAATACTTATGAATGAAGGAGAAATTATTGCTGATACAAATCCAAATGAAATATTAGCTTCTAATAAATTAAAAGAGTGTGGAATAAGAGAACCTTTATACATAACAGCTCTTAAATATAGTGGATATGAATTAAATAAGGAAATGAACCTTGAGAATATAGACAAGTTAAAGCTTAGTGATGATGGCGAGAAATTAAAAACTTGGTATAAGAGTTTAAATTTTAATAAGAAAGAAAGAGAAGAAGACACCCTATTAGAATTTAAAAATGTATCTTTTTCTTACGATAAGAAAAAAGATATATTAAGTGATATTAATTTTAAAATTAATAGGGGAGACATAGTAAGTGTAGTTGGGAAAAATGGTGCAGGTAAATCAACTATATCTAAGATCATATGTGGATTTTTCAAAGAATCAAAGGGAGATATATTATTTGAAGGAAAAAGTTTAGATGGAAAGACTATTAAGGAAAGAGGAGAAGAAATAGGAGTTGTTCTTCAAAATCCAAATCAAATGATATCTAAAACAATGATTTTTGATGAGGTTGCATTAGGCTTAAGAGTTAGAGGGATTGATGAAAAAGAAGTTAAGGAAAGAGTAATTGAAACCCTAAAAACCTGTGGTTTATATCCATATAGAAATTGGCCAGTTTCTGCACTTAGTTTTGGACAGAAAAAGAGGGTTACTATAGCTTCAATACTAGTTTTAAATCCTAAGGTTATAATACTTGATGAACCAACAGCAGGACAAGACTATAAACATTATAATGAAATAATGGAGTTTCTTCTAAAACTTAATAAAAAGGGAGTTACAATAATTTTAATAACTCATGATATGCATTTAATGCTTGAATATACAGACAAGGCTATTGTAATTTCAAATGGACGTAAAATAGCTGATACAACATCAGCAGAAATACTTACAGATAAAGAAGTTATAGAAAAGGCAAGTTTAAAAGAAACATCATTATATGATTTAGCCTTGAAATTTAAGTTGGAAGACCCTAAGGATTTTGTTTGTAAATTTATTGATTTTGACAGGGGGGCAAGAAATTAG
- a CDS encoding BMP family lipoprotein, whose product MKKKFLSAVLAVLTTATLLAGCGGSSDGQASSGDTGSKGDKMKVGMVTDAGTIDDKSFNQGTWEGIQKAEKDLGVEAKYLKPSGTTEADYLKEIGNLYDAGFKFIVTPGFKFETAIYKGQEKYKDAKFVLLDGAPHSGAKDAKPEVGPNTVSIFFAEEQAGFMAGVATALQLKEGQLGFIGGMEIPPVQKFNWGFQQGVAFANEKLGTHMSLEAKNVIYQGSFDDSAAGGQIAAQMYDNGVKAIFCAAGGVGVGAIQEAKNRAASGKEAWIIGVDVDQYDDGIYEGDKSVILTSAVKRIDHASYDMIKKELDGTFPGGQTLLYDAKNDGVGLPDKNPNLSEETMTEVNKVFEQLKNGEIKVSNEQGDLIN is encoded by the coding sequence ATGAAAAAGAAATTTCTTTCTGCTGTGTTAGCAGTACTTACAACAGCTACTTTACTTGCAGGGTGTGGAGGTTCAAGTGATGGACAAGCATCATCAGGTGATACTGGTTCTAAGGGAGACAAAATGAAGGTTGGAATGGTTACTGATGCCGGAACAATAGATGATAAGTCATTTAACCAAGGAACTTGGGAAGGAATACAAAAAGCTGAAAAAGACTTAGGAGTAGAAGCTAAGTATTTAAAACCAAGTGGAACAACAGAAGCTGATTACTTAAAAGAAATAGGAAATCTTTACGATGCAGGATTCAAATTTATAGTAACTCCAGGATTTAAATTTGAGACAGCTATATATAAAGGACAAGAAAAATATAAAGATGCTAAATTTGTATTATTAGATGGTGCTCCTCATTCAGGTGCTAAGGATGCAAAGCCAGAAGTAGGTCCGAATACGGTTTCAATATTCTTTGCTGAAGAGCAAGCAGGTTTTATGGCAGGTGTTGCTACAGCATTACAACTTAAAGAAGGTCAATTAGGATTTATAGGTGGTATGGAAATTCCACCAGTACAAAAATTTAACTGGGGATTCCAACAAGGGGTAGCCTTTGCTAATGAAAAATTAGGAACTCACATGTCTCTTGAAGCAAAAAATGTTATATATCAAGGATCATTTGATGACTCAGCTGCAGGTGGACAAATAGCTGCTCAAATGTATGACAATGGAGTAAAAGCTATATTCTGTGCTGCTGGTGGTGTTGGTGTAGGAGCTATACAAGAAGCTAAAAATAGAGCTGCTTCAGGAAAAGAAGCTTGGATAATAGGTGTTGACGTTGACCAATACGACGATGGTATATATGAAGGAGATAAATCTGTAATACTTACTTCAGCAGTTAAGAGAATAGATCACGCTTCTTATGACATGATAAAGAAAGAATTAGATGGAACTTTCCCAGGTGGACAAACTTTATTATATGATGCAAAAAATGATGGTGTAGGTTTACCTGATAAGAATCCAAACTTAAGTGAAGAAACTATGACTGAAGTAAATAAAGTATTTGAACAGTTAAAAAATGGAGAAATAAAAGTTTCTAACGAGCAAGGAGACTTAATAAATTAA